The following DNA comes from Erigeron canadensis isolate Cc75 chromosome 3, C_canadensis_v1, whole genome shotgun sequence.
TAATCCTCAACTTCCGACGCCGAGAAGTACAAGGGTCGGGTTTCCTTTGTCAAGATTGCAAGATTTTGAAGTAATGCTACCCCTATCCATCGACCATGCAAAGCCCGTGCACGATCAAACTTCTTCTACGGTACATCCTCTTGCAAATTATGTCTCTTATAACAATCTTTCTGATTCTCACAAAACATTTTTAGCGGCCATTACATCAGCAAATGAGCCTAGTTCTTTTAAAAAGGCTATGCAGGATAAAAATTGGCGTGATGCTAAGCAACGAGAGATTAAGGCTCTCGAAGATGATGGGACTTAGACGTTGGAAACTTTACCAGAAGGAAAGAATGCTATTGATTCAAAATgggtttataaaattaaatataaacccaatggagagattgaaagatACAAGGCACGTCTTGTTGTAAGAGGCTTTACACAAATTGAAGGCGTTGATTATCATGATACGTTTGCCCCAGTTGCAAAATTAGTAACCGTTCGAGCACTTATTACTATTGCAGTCAAGAAAAATTGGCTTTTGTATCAACTAGACGTAAACAATGTGTTTCTTCATGGAGATTTACAagaacagatatatatatatgaagatcCCGCAGGGTTTTTCCGATAAAGAAGAATCCCGAGTTTGTCGACTCAGGAAATCGTTATATGGATTGAAACAAGCTTCTCGCACTTGGTATCAAAAGTTCACAGTGTCTTTATTGAAGATTGGTTTTACACAATCAAATGCGGATCATTCTTAGTTTACTCATCGTGAAAATGAAAGATTTGTTGAGttttgatatatgttgatgacattataatTACAAGGGATCATGTCGAAATGATTGAAAGGACCAAGACATATCTACATAATGAGTTCAGCATCAAGGATCTTGGTTCATTGAAGTATTTTTTAGGCATTGAAGTTGCTCATACGGAAGATGGAGTCATTCTCAGCCAACACAAATACTCCATGGATATACTTTCAGATTGTGGACAACTTGGATGTCGTCCTAGTGCTTTTCCTATGGAGCAAAACTTGAAACTTGATCATTGTAATGAAAGTCACAAAGTTGACGCCTCCTTCTATCGTCGCCTCATTGGGAAGTTATTTTATCTCCAAGTTACGAGACCTGGTATTGCCTATGTAGTGAATATTCTCAGTCAATTTGTTTCTGATCCCAGAGATGAT
Coding sequences within:
- the LOC122591422 gene encoding uncharacterized mitochondrial protein AtMg00810-like is translated as MIERTKTYLHNEFSIKDLGSLKYFLGIEVAHTEDGVILSQHKYSMDILSDCGQLGCRPSAFPMEQNLKLDHCNESHKVDASFYRRLIGKLFYLQVTRPGIAYVVNILSQFVSDPRDDHMNAAIRVLR